In Eucalyptus grandis isolate ANBG69807.140 chromosome 4, ASM1654582v1, whole genome shotgun sequence, the following proteins share a genomic window:
- the LOC104440771 gene encoding dirigent protein 5, whose product MMELSKRYGVFLLLICLFLSLASQPSLARPSRKLKPCKHIVLYMHDIIFKGNNSANATEAAATSPVGLGPFSFGQVSIFDDPMTKDQNLHSPPVARAQGFYFYDMKTAPSAWFAFTLVFNSTEYKGTINVMGSDFIPAKTRYLSVVGGTGDFFMTRGIVELQTGGFVLYEYFRLKMDVKLYECY is encoded by the coding sequence ATGATGGAGCTTTCAAAAAGATACGGCGTCTTCTTGCTCCTTAtctgtctctttctctcactcGCCTCACAACCTTCCCTAGCTAGGCCTTCCAGAAAACTCAAACCGTGCAAGCACATCGTGCTTTACATGCATGACATAATCTTCAAAGGCAATAACTCGGCCAACGCGACCGAGGCTGCTGCAACGAGTCCGGTTGGGCTTGGGCCTTTTAGCTTTGGTCAGGTGTCCATATTCGATGACCCCATGACCAAAGACCAGAACCTGCATTCTCCCCCGGTGGCCCGGGCTCAGGGTTTCTATTTTTACGATATGAAGACTGCGCCGAGCGCCTGGTTCGCCTTTACCTTGGTTTTCAACTCGACCGAGTATAAGGGCACTATAAACGTCATGGGGTCCGATTTTATTCCGGCAAAGACTAGGTATCTCTCGGTTGTTGGCGGAACTGGAGATTTCTTCATGACTAGAGGGATTGTTGAGCTTCAGACAGGTGGTTTTGTTCTGTATGAGTATTTTCGATTGAAGATGGATGTTAAGTTGTACGAGTGCTATTAG